A single region of the Quadrisphaera setariae genome encodes:
- a CDS encoding MogA/MoaB family molybdenum cofactor biosynthesis protein codes for MTGTAEGAAAPAARALVVTVSNRAADGVYADTAGPVLVEGLRAAGLAVEGPQVVHDGEPVGAALRAAVAAGFDVVVTTGGTGLNPHDETPEQTAPLLDRLVPGIAEALRATGLAKGVPTAVLSRGLAGMAGRTLVVNVAGSPGACRDAVEVLAAVLPHAVDQRRGGDHPRS; via the coding sequence GTGACTGGCACCGCTGAGGGCGCCGCTGCGCCGGCGGCCCGGGCGCTGGTCGTCACGGTGAGCAACCGCGCGGCGGATGGCGTCTACGCCGACACCGCCGGCCCTGTGCTCGTCGAGGGGCTGCGCGCCGCCGGGCTGGCGGTGGAGGGCCCGCAGGTGGTCCACGACGGCGAGCCCGTGGGCGCTGCCCTGCGGGCGGCGGTGGCCGCGGGCTTCGACGTCGTCGTCACCACCGGCGGCACGGGGCTGAACCCGCACGACGAGACCCCCGAGCAGACCGCGCCCCTGCTCGACCGGCTGGTGCCCGGCATCGCCGAGGCGCTGCGCGCCACCGGCCTGGCCAAGGGCGTGCCGACGGCGGTGCTCTCCCGCGGGCTGGCCGGGATGGCGGGCCGCACGCTGGTGGTCAACGTGGCCGGCTCGCCCGGGGCCTGCCGCGACGCCGTCGAGGTGCTCGCCGCGGTGCTGCCGCACGCCGTCGACCAGCGCCGCGGCGGAGACCACCCCCGGTCATGA
- a CDS encoding amino acid deaminase, producing the protein MSSPVSGGRFDADAVGVLGPWAKAVPVSAWGATGADWVDGVGAVDGAPPVLSDLPTPVLTLDASAVAHNTAAMAAWARGAGGPAGRGVDLAPHGKTSMAPALWRAQLAAGAWAVTVATPWQLAVALDAGVPRVLVAGPLLDARVHALAAQALAGGSDRQVLVWADGADVVAATAAARAGSGAGTAVEGSPPLDVLVELGAPGRRTGARSVEAALGVARAVAAAPGLRLAGATGYEGALVHDASAASLGVVRSWLRELRTLHARMREEGLLSERLPGGAVLSAGGSAYFDLVAEELADLHDPLGESGPPTRVVVRAGASVAHDDGFYASVTPASRGTGPALRAGLHGWARVISRPEPGLALLDAGKRDLPFDEGLPVAQAVRRGGRGPARPLAPEEVTTTALNDQHTFLRLTGGADHLAVGDVVRLGLSHPCTAFDRWGLLPVLDSADGAGGDEPRVVGLLRTVFG; encoded by the coding sequence GTGAGCAGCCCTGTGAGCGGTGGGCGCTTCGACGCGGACGCGGTCGGCGTGCTGGGGCCGTGGGCCAAGGCCGTGCCCGTCTCGGCGTGGGGCGCCACCGGCGCCGACTGGGTCGACGGGGTCGGCGCCGTCGACGGGGCTCCCCCGGTGCTGTCCGACCTGCCCACGCCCGTGCTCACCCTCGACGCGAGCGCCGTGGCGCACAACACCGCGGCGATGGCCGCCTGGGCGCGCGGCGCCGGAGGCCCTGCGGGCAGGGGGGTGGACCTGGCCCCGCACGGCAAGACGAGCATGGCGCCGGCCCTGTGGCGGGCCCAGCTGGCGGCGGGGGCGTGGGCGGTCACGGTGGCGACGCCGTGGCAGCTGGCGGTCGCCCTGGACGCCGGGGTGCCCCGGGTGCTCGTGGCGGGACCGCTGCTCGACGCGCGCGTCCACGCGCTGGCGGCGCAGGCGCTGGCCGGCGGCAGCGACCGCCAGGTGCTGGTGTGGGCCGACGGCGCGGACGTGGTCGCCGCGACCGCCGCGGCGCGTGCGGGCAGCGGCGCCGGGACCGCCGTGGAGGGCTCGCCGCCGCTCGACGTCCTCGTGGAGCTGGGGGCTCCCGGCCGGCGCACCGGAGCGCGCTCGGTGGAGGCGGCCCTCGGGGTGGCCCGCGCGGTGGCGGCAGCGCCCGGGCTGCGGCTCGCCGGCGCCACCGGGTACGAAGGTGCGCTCGTGCACGACGCCTCGGCGGCCTCGCTGGGCGTGGTGCGCTCCTGGCTGCGCGAGCTGCGCACCCTGCACGCCCGGATGCGCGAGGAGGGTCTGCTCTCCGAGCGCCTGCCCGGCGGAGCCGTGCTCTCGGCGGGCGGCAGCGCCTACTTCGACCTGGTGGCCGAGGAGCTGGCCGACCTGCACGACCCGCTCGGCGAGAGCGGGCCCCCGACGCGCGTGGTGGTGCGCGCCGGCGCGAGCGTCGCCCACGACGACGGCTTCTACGCCTCGGTCACCCCCGCCTCCCGCGGCACCGGACCCGCGCTGCGGGCGGGCCTGCACGGCTGGGCGCGCGTCATCTCCCGCCCCGAGCCGGGGCTGGCGCTGCTGGACGCCGGCAAGCGCGACCTCCCCTTCGACGAGGGCCTGCCCGTGGCGCAGGCCGTGCGCCGGGGCGGCCGCGGACCGGCGCGGCCGCTGGCGCCCGAGGAGGTGACCACGACCGCGCTCAACGACCAGCACACCTTCCTGCGGCTGACCGGTGGCGCGGACCACCTGGCGGTGGGCGACGTCGTGCGCCTCGGACTGTCGCACCCGTGCACGGCGTTCGACAGGTGGGGGCTGCTGCCCGTGCTCGACAGCGCCGACGGCGCCGGTGGGGACGAGCCCCGGGTGGTGGGCCTGCTGCGCACGGTCTTCGGCTGA
- a CDS encoding beta-galactosidase, with product MTLFDPQHDQRGLPPRVLFGAAYYPEYTPSPRVKTDLDLMVEASMTVVRVGESVWSTWEPSDGVFDLEWLAEALDGCHERGISVVLGTPTYAVPMWLARKHPELALDPGTGTPMRWGSRQEVDFTAPAFRFHAERVIRKVVERYAAHPAVIGYQVDNEPGLHLIHNAGTFEAFVDDLRARYGTVDALNEAWGLTYWSHRLSRWADLWTPHGNAQPQYDLAWREFQTRATSDLISWQAGIVREVAAAAGRDDQFVMTCVSYTRPAVDELEVNSSLDVAAGNPYYAMQDALALPAPTDLPAQGWTSSGTWTLVHSADRMFGSQQAPFLITETNAGPIGGSAVNFPAWDGQWRQAAWAFVARGARMVEYWHWHTLHAGTETYWGGVLPHDQQPGRVYEQLAQLGAELGTAGATVAGLHPDAQVGLLYSVPSKWGLSFQPPTAPSSAPGPYPVVEGAYDSLVGTWARGAFDAALSTRLLHDRQVVPGTAHGDGDGDGEALDPATVAAELPVLLVPGLYVASDELLDWLVAYAEAGGHLVLGIRTGYADPLARARLETKPGRLAEAAGTTYQEFSGLAGPVPLVPGPGAAGAAGVPALDLPGGAVATTWVDCLRTGGAHGEAEVLLGYDHPHFGRFAAVTTAARGAGRVTVVGTEPDPATAAALVDWAFTASAPRSAPSAASAPPAASVSARRWDGPASVTVSSATAADGSRVHVVHNWSWEPASVHPPVAVRDLLTSGPVAPLSEAVQLGAWDVRVLVEV from the coding sequence ATGACCCTGTTCGACCCGCAGCACGACCAGCGGGGGCTGCCTCCGAGGGTGCTCTTCGGGGCGGCCTACTACCCCGAGTACACGCCGTCGCCGCGCGTGAAGACCGACCTCGACCTGATGGTCGAGGCGTCGATGACCGTGGTGCGCGTCGGGGAGTCCGTCTGGTCGACGTGGGAGCCCAGCGACGGGGTCTTCGACCTGGAGTGGCTGGCCGAGGCCCTGGACGGCTGCCACGAGCGCGGGATCTCGGTGGTCCTCGGCACCCCCACGTACGCCGTCCCCATGTGGCTGGCCCGCAAGCACCCCGAGCTGGCCCTCGACCCGGGCACCGGCACCCCGATGCGCTGGGGCAGCCGCCAGGAGGTCGACTTCACCGCGCCCGCGTTCCGCTTCCACGCCGAGCGCGTCATCCGCAAGGTGGTCGAGCGCTACGCCGCGCACCCCGCCGTCATCGGCTACCAGGTCGACAACGAGCCGGGCCTCCACCTCATCCACAACGCCGGCACCTTCGAGGCGTTCGTCGACGACCTGCGCGCCCGCTACGGCACCGTCGACGCGCTGAACGAGGCGTGGGGCCTGACCTACTGGTCGCACCGCCTCTCCCGCTGGGCGGACCTGTGGACGCCGCACGGCAACGCCCAGCCCCAGTACGACCTCGCCTGGCGCGAGTTCCAGACCCGCGCCACCAGCGACCTGATCTCCTGGCAGGCGGGGATCGTGCGCGAGGTGGCGGCGGCGGCGGGCCGGGACGACCAGTTCGTCATGACGTGCGTGTCGTACACCCGGCCCGCCGTCGACGAGCTCGAGGTCAACTCCTCCCTGGACGTGGCGGCGGGCAACCCCTACTACGCCATGCAGGACGCGCTGGCCCTGCCCGCTCCCACCGACCTCCCCGCGCAGGGGTGGACCTCCTCGGGCACGTGGACGCTGGTGCACTCCGCGGACCGGATGTTCGGCTCGCAGCAGGCCCCGTTCCTCATCACCGAGACCAACGCCGGGCCGATCGGCGGCTCTGCGGTCAACTTCCCCGCCTGGGACGGGCAGTGGCGCCAGGCGGCGTGGGCCTTCGTGGCCCGCGGCGCGCGCATGGTCGAGTACTGGCACTGGCACACGCTGCACGCCGGCACGGAGACCTACTGGGGCGGCGTGCTCCCCCACGACCAGCAGCCGGGCCGGGTGTACGAGCAGCTGGCGCAGCTGGGCGCGGAGCTGGGCACGGCGGGCGCGACCGTCGCCGGGCTGCACCCCGACGCGCAGGTGGGGCTGCTGTACTCGGTGCCGAGCAAGTGGGGGCTGTCCTTCCAGCCGCCCACCGCCCCGTCCAGCGCCCCGGGTCCCTACCCGGTGGTGGAGGGCGCCTACGACTCCCTGGTCGGCACGTGGGCCCGCGGCGCCTTCGACGCGGCGCTGAGCACGCGCCTGCTCCACGACCGCCAGGTGGTCCCCGGCACCGCGCACGGCGACGGCGACGGCGACGGCGAGGCGCTCGACCCCGCGACGGTGGCCGCGGAGCTCCCGGTGCTGCTGGTGCCCGGCCTGTACGTCGCCTCCGACGAGCTGCTCGACTGGCTGGTCGCCTACGCGGAGGCCGGTGGGCACCTCGTGCTGGGCATCCGCACCGGCTACGCCGACCCCCTCGCCCGCGCCCGGCTGGAGACCAAGCCCGGCCGGCTCGCCGAGGCGGCCGGCACCACCTACCAGGAGTTCTCCGGCCTGGCGGGGCCGGTCCCGCTCGTCCCGGGTCCCGGCGCTGCGGGCGCGGCCGGGGTGCCCGCGCTGGACCTGCCCGGCGGCGCGGTCGCCACCACGTGGGTCGACTGCCTGCGCACCGGCGGAGCGCACGGCGAGGCCGAGGTGCTGCTCGGCTACGACCACCCGCACTTCGGCCGCTTCGCGGCGGTGACGACGGCCGCGCGAGGTGCCGGCCGGGTCACGGTGGTGGGCACCGAGCCCGACCCCGCCACGGCAGCGGCCCTGGTCGACTGGGCGTTCACCGCGAGCGCCCCCCGGTCGGCCCCGTCTGCGGCGTCAGCCCCGCCTGCGGCGTCGGTGTCGGCACGGCGCTGGGACGGCCCCGCGTCCGTGACGGTGAGCTCGGCCACGGCGGCGGACGGCTCCCGCGTGCACGTGGTCCACAACTGGTCCTGGGAGCCGGCGTCGGTGCACCCGCCCGTGGCGGTCCGCGACCTGCTCACCAGCGGACCGGTGGCGCCCCTGTCCGAGGCGGTCCAGCTCGGGGCGTGGGACGTGAGGGTGCTCGTCGAGGTGTGA
- a CDS encoding UTP--glucose-1-phosphate uridylyltransferase → MSPAGTPAGPRPIRKAVIPAAGLGTRFLPFTKSTPKEMLPVVDKPAIQYVVEEAVSAGLTDVLLVVGRTKRPLEDHFDVVPELEQNLAAKGDEKKLALVHETTELADVHYVRQHQAKGLGHAVLTAKAHVGSEPFAVLLGDDLIDERDPLLARLVEVQGQHGGSVVALLEVPRENVGMYGCAELLDDPSTQGEDDVVTLKGMVEKPDPADAPSNLAVIGRYVLHPAVFEVLEQTAPGKGGEIQLTDALEALAGMPAEAGGGLRGVVFRGRRYDTGDKLDYLKAVVRLASGREDLGGEFNSWLSEWVASGFDTEQPTHAAGDAPSQQA, encoded by the coding sequence ATGAGTCCTGCTGGCACGCCTGCTGGTCCGCGTCCGATCCGCAAGGCGGTCATCCCCGCCGCGGGCCTGGGCACGCGCTTCCTGCCCTTCACCAAGTCGACGCCCAAGGAGATGCTGCCGGTCGTCGACAAGCCGGCCATCCAGTACGTGGTGGAGGAGGCCGTCTCCGCGGGCCTGACCGACGTGCTGCTCGTGGTGGGCCGCACCAAGCGGCCCCTGGAGGACCACTTCGACGTGGTCCCCGAGCTGGAGCAGAACCTCGCGGCCAAGGGCGATGAGAAGAAGCTCGCGCTGGTGCACGAGACCACCGAGCTGGCCGACGTGCACTACGTGCGCCAGCACCAGGCCAAGGGCCTCGGCCACGCCGTGCTCACCGCCAAGGCGCACGTGGGCTCCGAGCCCTTCGCGGTGCTCCTGGGCGACGACCTCATCGACGAGCGCGACCCGCTGCTCGCCCGCCTCGTGGAGGTCCAGGGCCAGCACGGCGGCTCCGTGGTGGCGCTGCTGGAGGTGCCGCGCGAGAACGTGGGCATGTACGGCTGCGCCGAGCTCCTCGACGACCCGTCCACGCAGGGCGAGGACGACGTCGTGACCCTCAAGGGCATGGTCGAGAAGCCGGACCCGGCCGACGCGCCCAGCAACCTCGCGGTGATCGGCCGCTACGTGCTCCACCCGGCCGTCTTCGAGGTGCTCGAGCAGACCGCGCCCGGCAAGGGCGGCGAGATCCAGCTGACCGACGCCCTCGAGGCGCTCGCCGGGATGCCCGCGGAGGCCGGCGGCGGCCTGCGCGGCGTCGTCTTCCGCGGCCGCCGCTACGACACCGGCGACAAGCTCGACTACCTCAAGGCCGTGGTGCGCCTGGCCTCGGGCCGCGAGGACCTCGGCGGGGAGTTCAACTCCTGGCTGTCGGAGTGGGTGGCGTCGGGCTTCGACACCGAGCAGCCCACCCACGCCGCCGGCGACGCCCCGAGCCAGCAGGCCTGA
- a CDS encoding GNAT family N-acetyltransferase translates to MTGAGWPAVLHDGEVVLRPLRVRDSSAWREVRAANGAWLRPWEATNPDGAPPVRTFAGLVWELSRQGRSGTAMPFALEVDGAFAGQVTAGGIAWGAMRSAHVGYWIDGRLAGRGVVPRAVALVVDHCLRVGLHRVEVNIRPENAASLRVVEKLGFRDEGLRERFLHIDGAWRDHRTFALTREDVPEGLMARYRATHP, encoded by the coding sequence ATGACAGGGGCGGGCTGGCCGGCGGTCCTGCACGACGGCGAGGTGGTGCTGCGGCCGCTGCGCGTGCGCGACAGCTCCGCCTGGCGCGAGGTCCGCGCCGCCAACGGCGCCTGGCTGCGCCCGTGGGAGGCCACCAACCCCGACGGCGCCCCACCCGTGCGCACCTTCGCGGGCCTGGTGTGGGAGCTGTCCCGCCAGGGGCGCAGCGGCACGGCGATGCCGTTCGCCCTCGAGGTGGACGGCGCCTTCGCCGGGCAGGTCACCGCCGGGGGCATCGCCTGGGGGGCGATGCGGTCCGCGCACGTCGGGTACTGGATCGACGGGCGCCTCGCCGGCCGGGGGGTCGTGCCGCGGGCGGTGGCGCTCGTCGTCGACCACTGCCTGCGGGTGGGGCTGCACCGCGTCGAGGTGAACATCAGGCCGGAGAACGCCGCCAGCCTGCGCGTGGTGGAGAAGCTCGGCTTCCGCGACGAGGGGCTGCGGGAGCGGTTCCTGCACATCGACGGCGCCTGGCGCGACCACCGCACGTTCGCGCTGACCCGCGAGGATGTGCCCGAGGGCCTCATGGCCCGCTACCGCGCCACCCACCCCTGA
- a CDS encoding lactonase family protein, whose protein sequence is MSDLLAVGCYTAETGGRGRGIALVERDSATGRLGGVAAVHPAPSPSFLVASREGPLRVVHAAHELPDGLVSTWHLGSTGNLRQLTRVSSGGGSPCHLAVHPSSLLLVVSGYDGVVSAVPVRGRPVASAGGPAQVIRPQPPGGAPGPVADRQAGPHPHSAAFLDERHVVVADLGTDELRVHAVVLSSGAPDHLDPEPVQVVRTPPGSGPRTALVREGRLHVTGELDGTLLTADVTAGRLGALRSSPALAGPGPVGPPSEVAAVGGRHLVVATRGEHPAVTVHAVDDDGTPRALVDLPLAPFGARNPRHVLALGRHLYVCAQDSDLLLHLELAGLGEGDDDEGPPRVVAHSAARLGSPAVAVAL, encoded by the coding sequence GTGAGCGACCTCCTCGCCGTGGGCTGCTACACCGCCGAGACGGGCGGACGGGGCCGGGGCATCGCCCTCGTCGAGCGCGACAGCGCCACCGGGCGCCTGGGCGGCGTCGCCGCCGTCCACCCCGCGCCCTCGCCGTCGTTCCTGGTCGCCTCGCGCGAGGGGCCGCTGCGCGTGGTGCACGCGGCGCACGAGCTGCCCGACGGCCTGGTCTCCACCTGGCACCTCGGCAGCACCGGGAACCTCCGGCAGCTCACGCGGGTGAGCAGCGGGGGCGGCTCCCCCTGCCACCTGGCGGTGCACCCGTCGAGCCTGCTGCTCGTGGTCAGCGGCTACGACGGGGTCGTCAGCGCGGTCCCCGTCCGGGGCCGCCCCGTGGCCTCCGCCGGGGGTCCGGCGCAGGTCATCAGGCCGCAGCCGCCCGGCGGAGCACCCGGCCCGGTGGCCGACCGCCAGGCCGGGCCGCACCCGCACTCGGCGGCCTTCCTCGACGAGCGGCACGTGGTGGTGGCCGACCTCGGCACCGACGAGCTGCGCGTCCACGCCGTGGTCCTCTCCAGCGGCGCTCCGGACCACCTCGACCCCGAGCCGGTGCAGGTGGTGCGCACCCCGCCGGGCAGCGGACCTCGCACGGCGCTCGTGCGGGAGGGGCGGCTCCACGTCACCGGAGAGCTCGACGGGACCCTCCTCACCGCCGACGTCACCGCCGGCCGCCTCGGCGCGCTGCGCTCCTCCCCCGCGCTGGCGGGTCCGGGCCCAGTGGGCCCGCCGTCGGAGGTCGCCGCTGTCGGGGGGCGCCACCTCGTCGTCGCGACGCGGGGCGAGCACCCGGCCGTCACGGTCCACGCGGTGGACGACGACGGCACCCCGCGGGCGCTGGTCGACCTGCCCCTGGCCCCCTTCGGCGCCCGGAACCCCCGGCACGTGCTCGCGCTCGGACGGCACCTGTACGTCTGCGCCCAGGACTCCGACCTCCTCCTCCACCTGGAGCTCGCCGGACTGGGCGAGGGTGACGACGACGAGGGGCCGCCGCGCGTGGTGGCGCACAGCGCCGCGCGCCTCGGCTCCCCCGCGGTGGCGGTGGCCCTGTGA
- the moaC gene encoding cyclic pyranopterin monophosphate synthase MoaC, protein MTQQQPSQKGFPHLDTGGNARMVDVTGKDVTVREARAEGFVVCSAEVVAALLDGTVPKGDALAVARIAGIQAAKRTPELVPLAHPVAVHAVDVVAEVVPDVGAAGGRQGVALMATVRTADRTGVEMEALTAVAVAGLALVDMVKGLDRRAEITDVRVVAKSGGRSGDWHR, encoded by the coding sequence ATGACGCAGCAGCAGCCGAGCCAGAAGGGGTTCCCCCACCTCGACACCGGCGGCAACGCCCGCATGGTCGACGTGACCGGCAAGGACGTCACCGTCCGGGAGGCCCGCGCCGAGGGGTTCGTCGTCTGCTCCGCGGAGGTCGTGGCGGCGCTGCTCGACGGGACCGTGCCCAAGGGCGACGCGCTCGCGGTGGCGCGCATCGCCGGCATCCAGGCGGCCAAGCGCACCCCCGAGCTCGTGCCGCTGGCGCACCCGGTGGCGGTGCACGCCGTGGACGTCGTCGCCGAGGTGGTCCCGGACGTCGGCGCGGCCGGTGGTCGGCAGGGCGTCGCGCTCATGGCGACCGTGCGCACCGCCGACCGCACCGGCGTGGAGATGGAGGCCCTCACCGCCGTGGCGGTGGCCGGCCTGGCCCTGGTGGACATGGTCAAGGGCCTCGACCGGCGCGCGGAGATCACCGACGTCCGCGTGGTGGCCAAGAGCGGAGGGCGCTCCGGTGACTGGCACCGCTGA
- the glp gene encoding molybdotransferase-like divisome protein Glp: MRTVEEHLAACLAAVSPLAPVELGLLDAVDCVLAEDVVATSSLPAFDGSAMDGYAVRHADVASAGPDAPVSLPVVADLPAGVREVAPLAAGAAARIMTGAPVPPGATAVVPVEDTDGGVATVLVRRAVREGLHVRRAGEDVRPGTTLVTAGTRLSVRHVALLAAVGRERARVLPAPRVAVLSTGSELVEPGRPAGFGQVVDANSTALTAAALDVGARATRVGIVDDDPQRLMSVLEGQLEGADVLITSGGVSAGAYDVVKEVLSRLGTVEFHKVAMQPGMPQGLGLLTRGGHSVPIFTLPGNPVSAYVSFEVFVRPALRRMLGEAELHRPTVVATATQGWSSPPGKRQFTRALVTTDDDGRPRVRPASGPGSHLVFGLAGANALAVTGEDTTSVEPGDVVRCVLLERGRR, from the coding sequence ATGCGCACGGTCGAGGAGCACCTGGCTGCCTGCCTGGCTGCTGTCTCCCCCCTCGCCCCCGTCGAGCTGGGCCTGCTGGACGCCGTGGACTGCGTGCTCGCGGAGGACGTCGTCGCGACGTCCTCGCTGCCCGCGTTCGACGGCTCCGCGATGGACGGCTACGCCGTCCGCCACGCCGACGTCGCCTCGGCGGGCCCTGACGCGCCCGTCTCCCTGCCCGTGGTGGCCGACCTGCCCGCGGGGGTGCGCGAGGTCGCGCCCCTGGCGGCGGGCGCCGCCGCGCGCATCATGACCGGCGCGCCCGTCCCGCCCGGGGCGACCGCCGTGGTGCCCGTGGAGGACACCGACGGCGGCGTGGCCACCGTCCTCGTGCGCCGCGCCGTGCGCGAGGGGCTCCACGTGCGCCGCGCCGGGGAGGACGTGCGCCCCGGTACCACGCTGGTCACGGCCGGCACGCGCCTGTCGGTGCGCCACGTGGCCCTGCTCGCCGCTGTCGGCCGCGAGCGCGCGCGGGTGCTGCCCGCGCCGCGCGTGGCGGTGCTCAGCACCGGCAGCGAGCTGGTCGAGCCGGGCCGCCCCGCGGGCTTCGGCCAGGTGGTCGACGCCAACTCCACCGCCCTGACCGCCGCCGCGCTCGACGTCGGCGCCCGCGCCACCCGCGTGGGCATCGTCGACGACGACCCCCAGCGCCTCATGTCCGTGCTGGAGGGCCAGCTGGAGGGCGCCGACGTGCTCATCACCTCCGGCGGTGTCAGCGCCGGCGCGTACGACGTGGTCAAGGAGGTGCTCAGCCGCCTGGGCACGGTGGAGTTCCACAAGGTGGCCATGCAGCCCGGCATGCCCCAGGGGCTCGGCCTGCTGACGCGCGGAGGCCACAGCGTGCCGATCTTCACCCTGCCCGGCAACCCCGTCAGCGCCTACGTCTCCTTCGAGGTGTTCGTGCGGCCGGCGCTGCGGCGGATGCTCGGCGAGGCCGAGCTGCACCGGCCCACCGTCGTCGCCACCGCCACGCAGGGCTGGTCCAGCCCGCCCGGCAAGCGCCAGTTCACCCGCGCCCTGGTCACCACCGACGACGACGGCCGCCCCCGCGTCCGCCCCGCGTCGGGCCCCGGCTCCCACCTGGTGTTCGGCCTCGCCGGCGCCAACGCCCTCGCCGTGACCGGCGAGGACACCACCTCGGTGGAGCCCGGGGACGTCGTGCGGTGCGTGCTGCTCGAGCGCGGACGACGATGA
- a CDS encoding GGDEF domain-containing protein — translation MTSRAAHRGRRRSGDRWRSRLWLLAALPVLLVALADPLQRLFDLPPTLGTAVVGVTEAGVAAAAAVLAGLRARRESAASRPGRRARGWWLLAAATGSWAAGQVVWVVYETVLRVEVPSPSFADLGFLGFGLLAPLAVLALSRGAVRTTSRVRSLLDGVIVAGALFLLSWTLVLGPVVHHEAPSALALVTFAAYPVSDIITLTAAIAVLSRTRADTALVGIGAGVGLMAVSDSMFVYLSTAGEFSTGGLLDVLWTAAFSTLAASTLLVSRERRTGHEPGGPVRGAAHLWGRGSVHGSAAVRALPYVPFAIATAVVVLEATRHPMPGTTLAVLVVLMTLVFVRQALVVLDNVQLTHELQERSLALAQMAYSDPLTGVANRAAFTAALEDALEAGAPLVTAFCDLDSFKAVNDACGHSTGDALLVAVATRLREVVRSHDVVARLGGDEFAILVRDDDDAAGSDAAAAALRSRLATALSVPFSLDPQLASAAADPRGLQVLEAVSVSLGVVSTAELGGSPTAEELLHEADQRMYSTKRARQTVR, via the coding sequence GTGACCTCTCGCGCTGCGCACCGGGGCCGTCGCCGCTCCGGTGACCGCTGGCGCTCGCGCCTGTGGCTGCTCGCAGCCCTGCCGGTGCTGCTCGTCGCGCTCGCGGACCCCCTCCAGCGCCTCTTCGACCTGCCACCCACCCTCGGCACGGCGGTGGTCGGCGTCACCGAGGCGGGCGTCGCCGCGGCCGCCGCGGTGCTGGCCGGTCTCCGGGCCCGCCGCGAGAGCGCCGCGTCCCGACCGGGCCGCCGCGCCCGGGGGTGGTGGCTGCTCGCCGCCGCGACCGGCTCCTGGGCCGCCGGGCAGGTGGTGTGGGTGGTCTACGAGACGGTGCTGCGCGTGGAGGTGCCCTCGCCGTCGTTCGCCGACCTCGGGTTCCTCGGGTTCGGCCTGCTCGCGCCGCTGGCCGTGCTGGCCCTCAGCCGCGGCGCGGTGCGCACCACCTCGCGGGTGCGCAGCCTGCTCGACGGCGTGATCGTGGCGGGGGCGCTGTTCCTGCTCAGCTGGACCCTCGTGCTGGGTCCGGTGGTCCACCATGAGGCGCCGTCCGCGCTCGCGCTCGTGACCTTCGCCGCCTACCCGGTCTCCGACATCATCACCCTCACCGCGGCGATCGCGGTGCTCTCGCGCACCCGCGCCGACACCGCCCTGGTGGGCATCGGCGCCGGTGTGGGCCTCATGGCCGTCAGCGACTCGATGTTCGTCTACCTGAGCACCGCGGGGGAGTTCTCCACCGGCGGCCTCCTCGACGTGCTGTGGACCGCGGCGTTCTCCACCCTCGCCGCCTCCACCCTCCTCGTGTCCCGCGAGCGCCGCACCGGGCACGAGCCGGGCGGTCCGGTGCGGGGAGCCGCGCACCTCTGGGGGCGCGGCTCGGTGCACGGCTCGGCGGCGGTGCGGGCGCTGCCGTACGTGCCGTTCGCCATCGCCACCGCCGTGGTGGTGCTGGAGGCCACCCGCCACCCGATGCCCGGGACCACGCTCGCCGTGCTCGTCGTCCTCATGACCCTGGTGTTCGTGCGCCAGGCCCTCGTGGTGCTCGACAACGTCCAGCTGACCCACGAGCTGCAGGAGAGGTCACTGGCGCTGGCGCAGATGGCCTACAGCGACCCGCTCACCGGCGTCGCCAACCGGGCCGCGTTCACCGCGGCCCTCGAGGACGCCCTGGAGGCCGGTGCGCCGCTGGTCACCGCCTTCTGCGACCTCGACTCCTTCAAGGCCGTCAACGACGCCTGCGGCCACTCCACCGGGGACGCGCTGCTCGTGGCCGTCGCCACCCGCCTGCGCGAGGTGGTCAGGTCCCACGACGTCGTCGCCCGCCTCGGCGGCGACGAGTTCGCGATCCTCGTCCGCGACGACGACGACGCCGCCGGCAGCGACGCCGCCGCCGCCGCGCTGCGCTCGCGGCTGGCCACGGCGCTGTCGGTGCCCTTCTCCCTGGACCCCCAGCTCGCCAGCGCCGCCGCGGACCCTCGCGGCCTGCAGGTGCTCGAGGCCGTGTCGGTCAGCCTGGGCGTGGTGTCCACCGCGGAGCTGGGCGGCTCACCGACGGCCGAGGAGCTGCTGCACGAGGCCGACCAGCGCATGTACTCCACCAAGCGCGCCCGCCAGACCGTCCGCTGA